The sequence CACTCGATTCAATGGTGGCGCAAACTTGTTGTACCATAGTTGAACAATTATTCTATTTTGTGGGCATCTCTTTTAGAATGGAATATGATAGATTGTGCTATCACTTGCTAAAGCCCCTCATCGCAATGGAGCGTAACACGAACTTTTCGTTTTATCGTTCACGCTATTAATGATGTGGATTTCGGAGAATTTTTACTATCCTAATAGGATTAACAAAATATATGACAAACGATAAGATAAATGCACGTATTGTTTATTCGGATAaagtattgaaattttgcatgtCCAAAACCTACGCATCTTTTGGCGAAACACAAATTTGTAGGGAGGCATCAAAGCTTTTTCCACTCGGACACTTCACAAGCTCGGAAACCCATTTTCCGCTTGAGACGTAACACTGGTAATATGTGTTCTTATCGTTCGTGTTAGCAAAATTTCCCACCTTAGAACACTTATACACACAATTAGAACCATCGAAAGTAGCACCGGTTGAGCACTTGTACATGAGTATTTGTGAAAGTGCTGGTCCAGTTTCGTAAATACAGTAACCATAGTAGGTCTTGCTGGTACCGTAGCTTCCATACCCAGTCGCGGCAGGGCATTTGATCACCAAACAATCTGATGCCGATGAACTTTTCTTACATATGCCAGTAAGGGGATTGAAAACGTATCCAGTAGGACAAAAGTACGGATCCGATGTCTCACCTGTTCCGGAACAATAGTGATAAGTTCTGCACTGCTGTGGGTCTGAAAGATCATCAATAGGTTGGTTTCCTAGTCAAGAATCAATCAAATTTGTTACCTGGATAAGTCCCTTCTCCTGTGCAAGTTATACCTGGAGTATCAATTGGGCAATCTGTGGCAGGAACGGACGAGCATTGGCCATTGTTGCAGTAAGGTGTGGCTTTCGTAATACTGCAATCCGCACTAATTAATGTGTTTCCGATGCAAATACCGACAGTCGTACAATCGTCATCACATGTAATATCGGACTTACTAGTAGTACAGTCTACGGTTCGCAGATTGGGTGTTTCAGACAGAGACCTGGCCCTCTTGGTTTGACGGACTCCGGGGATGTCGGAACTGACCAGTTGAACCGAAACAGCCAGCGTTAATAATACCAATTTGGCCAACATTCTACCAGCTTTAGAAACAATCTGCACTGAACTCTTCACCAGTTTTTCAGAGCATTTATACATGCCAGACAAAGTTTTATCTGGATTTTGGCATTTCGTTTATCTTAAAAAAACTCTTAAGCGTAAATATAACTATCCGAAATTATCTGATGACAAATGAATAAACAAGTAAATGAACCATAAAAATATTTCTTGGAAAAAAGCATTGTCCACCTTTATGAGGAGGGTGTGATACCAGTTTTCGTCATATCACAGACGGTGTGCAACCAATCACATtcattggcattaaaaatgccttaccttcactatacggggccgggtgtcaattaaaagtttcaaaaataaccgcgtaaccttttttcgtcataattttgagcgttaataactcggtcatttattaatggattgatataatttaacaaccaatcgattcggaaacttttaacttaaacatatatgacaacgtcgtttcagtatttcaatagcatactattgaaaaaatggttagaatcgacctatgttttcatccaccaatcccagttgtacaaaatgacgtcaacttcttgttcggcataggaggctttgcgttatgcataaaaaacaccgcatcgttatgcgtagtatgaagagaaatctataagggCATgtccaggagtgttctagttctagatgcataatttatgtcagttacaaaatttaaatctggattttacaacaagaaaaactggccgccccagcagtgttttactcgtgttttaaatatacaaaaaatagaacggcatcgtagaccagttttaaatttgacagtagaactggtcgaataaataaaactagaacggcttgctggggatacgtttgttccagtttctgttctattatagatcttccatatagaatctctagctgctgaatttgctctaaatacatgctgcacaatattttttgcctagttgatgattacctgcgaatgaaacaaatagctcgtccagtgagctgatgactggattgtatatgcgttcacttgctggattgtcgcttttgcattatgtgttggtgaaatttcctgttgtctgcgcaacaccgtgttcgcttgagtatcttatatatcatctagctattgaagaaccgaatcagcgtggttaccaattcttttgaaatatcccatgtatttagcaaatttttggtcgattttgctaaaaaaaatgccttacacttcgcttcccgaggctgggtgtcaatttaaaacatgcaaaactaatcgcgtaacatttttctgtgataattttgaacgcttataactcagtcatttgttgatggatttacataattcaacaaccaatcgattcggaaacatttaactaaaACTTATGAAAatgacgtcatttgaatatttcaattgcatatcattgaaaaattggttcgaaatgagtattttattttggttatctggtaactatcaggccagtttagaattatcggcgatagatttttcggatctaatgtgcagcgcttgttcctcgatgatttgttaatggattttcctaatttaaatgattccaaagcttcaatattgttagcttcgaaatgttttaatttggcaacggatcggtttgcatacttaaatctccattaccatacgaacaaaacggtggcgtgatgatgataatcatagatatttctttttcattgtatgtgactgaacaagttgttgtcccaccaggaattaaacgcttcaaaagattcaaaattaaattctgaaacttatctaaaagcggtctcctcggtttggtagtataaatgagttccacagtatACAGAattattagatgcaatatcatatagtattaaAGATaagctcaaggtaagtttacctgcatGTGCatggattttacatgtatcgtttgaataggaaccctcgtagaatttggttaactgccagtttcagttcaattattatttgcttcaaaacaataaacgtCGGATGGCTACacacgttgtaactatgacaatattcattcatgtgttaataacatcaagttacaatatgaacaaaatttcggaattttgttgcgtatccatttcgTAAATGCCAAAgccaaaatcaatgtaagtaactaaatattttatgtggactgtttcacatgttttcttcctcgtattgttgctatattatttaccgacactatCCGAAGATAATTGACGATTTTTAAGaatgattaataaaattacactattactgagtttactggtacaacatttttcgataaaataaataaaatcttctcttggatcgattaactgtttataaaattaatgtacgtttctcgaaaattattatcataaaataaaatagttttgtttgttcaggtttaaatctttaggttgtttgtatctaaaattgagctttcaagtaactttgaattcatcataattgacttctagttaaaggaccttattcaaaacttaacaatgtaaaaatttgtggaaagggatcaaaattaaaTAGAATCAATCAaatagaaagaatctaattggcaattttatcatttgctaacaatctaagcgcttaaactagagcaagtttgtaattagtcaattgaataagttttaagtttagtgtatcatcatcattatcatctttatttttgtattaattatgaagaccctagaaacgtttcatttttaatgttattgtgcttggTCGCGACTTAAATACAAGCCTCTAATTTTTAATGCGGCGGACACGTCCTgcgtagaaaaaaaaccgcTAAAAAACgcttaacttcagaaatccgcgtaaaaaaccgcaaaatgtATGGAACAACCAGATCTGtaacctcaaaaaaaatttttttcggagaaaaTCGACTGAAAAATTGAAAGTTTTCCGGAAtcgtttttttatgccaaatgttttagaaacgcatgaaacgtcgagatatgatgtaatctaaaaaaaaaacctgatttaatccccctagtggtgtaatgatgcctttctcatatcaatcatactgtcatatatagaactgtggtattcttcaaaatgattttcttcgattcttgaaagaacaactgaaatcggtttgtttgatcgtctactgaaagaaactatcaattggagaaggtttttgctgcatgatgagcttcaaatccgcggcttcgatatcgtagcactgcaggaactttgttagacgggacagaaggtgtggaaatgtgggcatcgagcggctaccttctaccagagctgtggcacaaccagcgttctaggaacgggatttatagtgtacggcaagatgcgtcagcgcgtGATTAGGTggtagccaatcagtgataggatgtgcgtattgaagatcaagggccgtttcttcaatcatagcatcatcaacgtgcactgcccacatgagacgcgcagctggaacgaatctacgacagctgtccacggcgggatgtaaaactcgtcatcggcgacatgaatgctcaggtaggccgggaggcattgtacaggcccgtgatcgggctggagagcctgcacgcggtaccAAACGACAAcgatcaacgatgcgtaaactttgcagcttcccgaggaatggtagttcaaagcaccttcttcccccgcaaagtgATACCTGATCAAcacacggaaaatcaaatcgaccacgttctcatcgacgggcgattcgtctccgacgtcatcaatgtccgcacttaccgcagtgccaacattgattctgaccactaccttgtcgcggtttgtatgcgctcaaaactatcgacggtgcacaatacttgtcgcacaggaacgcctggactcaatctcgagcagctacgtagcgttcgtactgcagaggaatacgcgcaacaactggaggtagtgttaccaacggaagagcagcttggcgcggcgactcttgaagacggctggaggaacataaggtccgccgtgagtagcactgctgcaaccgttctaggtacgaggttatcgaaacGAGGAAATGACTAGTTTgagggcgaatgtcagcagttggtcgaagagaagaatgcagcaagggcgaggatgctgcaacaccgcacgagagcgaacgcggaacgatacagacaggcacggaacaaacagaacacggttttccggaggtaaaagcgccaccaggaagaccaaaatTGCGAAGCGATGGaccagctgtaccgcgcaaatgatacacggaaattctatgagaagttGAACCGCTCATGTAGAGGtttcacgccacaggccgaaatgtgcagagataccagtggtaaccttctcacgaacgaacatgaggtgatcgacaggtggaagcagtactatgacgagtatctgaatggcgaagcacaagatacagaga comes from Malaya genurostris strain Urasoe2022 chromosome 3, Malgen_1.1, whole genome shotgun sequence and encodes:
- the LOC131436961 gene encoding uncharacterized protein LOC131436961, with protein sequence MLAKLVLLTLAVSVQLVSSDIPGVRQTKRARSLSETPNLRTVDCTTSKSDITCDDDCTTVGICIGNTLISADCSITKATPYCNNGQCSSVPATDCPIDTPGITCTGEGTYPDPQQCRTYHYCSGTGETSDPYFCPTGYVFNPLTGICKKSSSASDCLVIKCPAATGYGSYGTSKTYYGYCIYETGPALSQILMYKCSTGATFDGSNCVYKCSKVGNFANTNDKNTYYQCYVSSGKWVSELVKCPSGKSFDASLQICVSPKDA